Genomic DNA from Streptomyces sp. AM 2-1-1:
TCCTGCTGCGCCTCGGCGACACCGGCGACCTCGCCGGTGTCGCCCCCCGCGAGCAGGGGCTCGGCACCGACGCCACCCCCGCCGACGAGTCCCGGCCCGCGGGGGACGACGGATCGCACGCGCAGGTGGGGGGCGGCGCTGGGGCGCCGTGATCGCTCCTGGCGATAGGGTGGACGGGCCGTGAGGGCCCGTCCGGGGTCCGTCCGGCACCCGTCCCCGGGCGGCCGGGGCCAGCCTCCGTCCGCCGCCGATTCCTCAAGGGAGAACTGGACGTGTCCCGTCAGGTGTTCCTCTACGACCCGCCGGAACGATTCGTGGCCGGCACGGTCGGACTGCCTGGCCGCCGTACGTTTTTCCTCCAGGCGTCCGCAGGCGGCCGGGTCACCAGCGTGGCTCTGGAGAAGACCCAGGTCGCCGCGCTCGCCGAACGGATCGACGAGCTGCTCGACGAGGTCGTCCGGCGCACCGGCGGCAACTCGCCCGTGCCGGCCGTCGCCCCCGTGACCGTCGCCGACACCGCGCCGCTCGACACCCCCGTCGAGGAGGAGTTCCGGGTCGGCACGATGGCCCTCGCCTGGGACGGCGACGAGCAGTGCATGATCGTCGAGGCCCAGGCCCTCGTCGAGATGGACGTCGACACCGAGGACGACCTGGCGGCAGCCGAGGAAAGGCTTCTCCAGGACGAGGAGAACGGCCCGCCGATGCTGCGGGTGCGCCTCAGCGGCGCCCAGGCCCGGGCATTCGCCAAGCGCGCCCTCGACGTCGTGCAGGCCGGCCGCCCGCCGTGCCCGCTGTGCAGCCTGCCGCTCGACCCGGAAGGACACGTGTGCCCGCGTCAGAACGGATACCGGCGCGGGGCATGACGACCGCAGCCGAACTGGTCACCCTGCTCACGGAGGGCCGGCTCACCGTCGTCGGCCGCGTCCCGGGAGCCTCCAACGCGGTCCTGCGCTGCACGGTCGCGTACGAGGGCGTGGAGC
This window encodes:
- a CDS encoding DUF3090 domain-containing protein produces the protein MSRQVFLYDPPERFVAGTVGLPGRRTFFLQASAGGRVTSVALEKTQVAALAERIDELLDEVVRRTGGNSPVPAVAPVTVADTAPLDTPVEEEFRVGTMALAWDGDEQCMIVEAQALVEMDVDTEDDLAAAEERLLQDEENGPPMLRVRLSGAQARAFAKRALDVVQAGRPPCPLCSLPLDPEGHVCPRQNGYRRGA